A stretch of the Manis pentadactyla isolate mManPen7 chromosome 16, mManPen7.hap1, whole genome shotgun sequence genome encodes the following:
- the TEAD3 gene encoding transcriptional enhancer factor TEF-5 isoform X1 codes for MYGRNELIARYIKLRTGKTRTRKQVSSHIQVLARKKVREYQVGIKVSSHLQVLARRKSREIQSKLKSSSEPLLIHPPSPSQAMNLDQVSKDKALQSMASMSSAQIVSASVLQNKFNPPSPLPQAVFSTSSRFWSSPPLLGQQPGPSQDIKPFAQPAYPIQPPLPPTLSSYEPLAPLPPAAASVPVWQDRTIASSRLRLLEYSAFMEVQRDPDTYSKHLFVHIGQTNPAFSDPPLEAVDVRQIYDKFPEKKGGLKELYEKGPPNAFFLVKFWADLNSTIQEGPGAFYGVSSQYSSADSMTISVSTKVCSFGKQVVEKVETEYARLENGRFVYRIHRSPMCEYMINFIHKLKHLPEKYMMNSVLENFTILQVVTSRDSQETLLVIAFVFEVSTSEHGAQHHVYKLVKD; via the exons ATGTACG GTAGAAATGAGTTGATTGCGCGCTATATTAAACTAAGGACGGGGAAGACTCGGACGAGAAAACAG GTATCCAGCCACATACAGGTTCTAGCTCGGAAGAAGGTGCGGGAGTACCAGGTTGGCATCAAG gtCTCTAGCCACTTGCAGGTTCTAGCCAGGCGGAAATCTCGGGAGATTCAGTCCAAGCTGAAG TCCTCATCTGAGCCTCTTCTAATTCATCCTCCCTCTCCTTCACAGGCCATGAACCTG gacCAGGTCTCCAAGGACAAAGCCCTCCAGAGCATGGCATCCATGTCCTCTGCCCAGATTGTCTCCGCCAGTGTCCTACAGAACAAGTTCAACccaccctcccctctgccccaagCTGTCTTCTCCACTTCCTCACGG TTCTGGAGTAGCCCCCCTCTCCTGGGACAGCAGCCTGGACCCTCTCAGGA CATCAAGCCCTTTGCACAGCCAGCCTACCCCATCCAGCCACCCCTGCCGCCGACACTCAGCA GTTATGAGCCTCTGGCCCCACTTCCCCCAGCTGCTGCCTCTGTGCCTGTGTGGCAGGACCGCACCATCGCCTCCTCCCGGCTGCGGCTTCTTGAGTATTCTGCCTTCATGGAGGTGCAGCGAGACCCTGACACG TACAGCAAACACCTATTTGTGCACATCGGCCAGACAAACCCTGCCTTCTCGGACCCGCCCCTGGAGGCAGTCGATGTGCGTCAGATCTACGACAAGTTCCCTGAGAAAAAGGGCGGACTAAAAGAGCTCTATGAAAAGGGGCCCCCTAATGCTTTCTTCCTCGTCAAGTTCTGG GCCGATCTCAACAGCACCATCCAGGAGGGCCCGGGAGCTTTCTATGGGGTCAGCTCCCAGTACAGCTCAGCTGATAGCATGACCATCAGTGTCTCCACCAAGGTGTGCTCCTTTGGCAAGCAGGTGGTGGAGAAGGTGGAG ACTGAGTATGCCAGGCTTGAGAATGGGCGCTTCGTGTACCGCATCCACCGCTCACCCATGTGCGAGTACATGATCAACTTCATTCACAAGCTGAAACACCTGCCTGAGAAGTACATGATGAACAGTGTCCTGGAGAACTTCACCATCCTGCAG GTGGTCACCAGCCGGGACTCCCAGGAGACCCTGCTTGTCATTGCCTTCGTCTTCGAAGTCTCCACCAGCGAGCACGGGGCCCAGCACCATGTCTACAAGCTCGTCAAAGACTAg
- the TEAD3 gene encoding transcriptional enhancer factor TEF-5 isoform X2, with protein sequence MYGRNELIARYIKLRTGKTRTRKQVSSHIQVLARKKVREYQVGIKVSSHLQVLARRKSREIQSKLKAMNLDQVSKDKALQSMASMSSAQIVSASVLQNKFNPPSPLPQAVFSTSSRFWSSPPLLGQQPGPSQDIKPFAQPAYPIQPPLPPTLSSYEPLAPLPPAAASVPVWQDRTIASSRLRLLEYSAFMEVQRDPDTYSKHLFVHIGQTNPAFSDPPLEAVDVRQIYDKFPEKKGGLKELYEKGPPNAFFLVKFWADLNSTIQEGPGAFYGVSSQYSSADSMTISVSTKVCSFGKQVVEKVETEYARLENGRFVYRIHRSPMCEYMINFIHKLKHLPEKYMMNSVLENFTILQVVTSRDSQETLLVIAFVFEVSTSEHGAQHHVYKLVKD encoded by the exons ATGTACG GTAGAAATGAGTTGATTGCGCGCTATATTAAACTAAGGACGGGGAAGACTCGGACGAGAAAACAG GTATCCAGCCACATACAGGTTCTAGCTCGGAAGAAGGTGCGGGAGTACCAGGTTGGCATCAAG gtCTCTAGCCACTTGCAGGTTCTAGCCAGGCGGAAATCTCGGGAGATTCAGTCCAAGCTGAAG GCCATGAACCTG gacCAGGTCTCCAAGGACAAAGCCCTCCAGAGCATGGCATCCATGTCCTCTGCCCAGATTGTCTCCGCCAGTGTCCTACAGAACAAGTTCAACccaccctcccctctgccccaagCTGTCTTCTCCACTTCCTCACGG TTCTGGAGTAGCCCCCCTCTCCTGGGACAGCAGCCTGGACCCTCTCAGGA CATCAAGCCCTTTGCACAGCCAGCCTACCCCATCCAGCCACCCCTGCCGCCGACACTCAGCA GTTATGAGCCTCTGGCCCCACTTCCCCCAGCTGCTGCCTCTGTGCCTGTGTGGCAGGACCGCACCATCGCCTCCTCCCGGCTGCGGCTTCTTGAGTATTCTGCCTTCATGGAGGTGCAGCGAGACCCTGACACG TACAGCAAACACCTATTTGTGCACATCGGCCAGACAAACCCTGCCTTCTCGGACCCGCCCCTGGAGGCAGTCGATGTGCGTCAGATCTACGACAAGTTCCCTGAGAAAAAGGGCGGACTAAAAGAGCTCTATGAAAAGGGGCCCCCTAATGCTTTCTTCCTCGTCAAGTTCTGG GCCGATCTCAACAGCACCATCCAGGAGGGCCCGGGAGCTTTCTATGGGGTCAGCTCCCAGTACAGCTCAGCTGATAGCATGACCATCAGTGTCTCCACCAAGGTGTGCTCCTTTGGCAAGCAGGTGGTGGAGAAGGTGGAG ACTGAGTATGCCAGGCTTGAGAATGGGCGCTTCGTGTACCGCATCCACCGCTCACCCATGTGCGAGTACATGATCAACTTCATTCACAAGCTGAAACACCTGCCTGAGAAGTACATGATGAACAGTGTCCTGGAGAACTTCACCATCCTGCAG GTGGTCACCAGCCGGGACTCCCAGGAGACCCTGCTTGTCATTGCCTTCGTCTTCGAAGTCTCCACCAGCGAGCACGGGGCCCAGCACCATGTCTACAAGCTCGTCAAAGACTAg
- the TEAD3 gene encoding transcriptional enhancer factor TEF-5 isoform X4: protein MYGRNELIARYIKLRTGKTRTRKQVSSHLQVLARRKSREIQSKLKAMNLDQVSKDKALQSMASMSSAQIVSASVLQNKFNPPSPLPQAVFSTSSRFWSSPPLLGQQPGPSQDIKPFAQPAYPIQPPLPPTLSSYEPLAPLPPAAASVPVWQDRTIASSRLRLLEYSAFMEVQRDPDTYSKHLFVHIGQTNPAFSDPPLEAVDVRQIYDKFPEKKGGLKELYEKGPPNAFFLVKFWADLNSTIQEGPGAFYGVSSQYSSADSMTISVSTKVCSFGKQVVEKVETEYARLENGRFVYRIHRSPMCEYMINFIHKLKHLPEKYMMNSVLENFTILQVVTSRDSQETLLVIAFVFEVSTSEHGAQHHVYKLVKD, encoded by the exons ATGTACG GTAGAAATGAGTTGATTGCGCGCTATATTAAACTAAGGACGGGGAAGACTCGGACGAGAAAACAG gtCTCTAGCCACTTGCAGGTTCTAGCCAGGCGGAAATCTCGGGAGATTCAGTCCAAGCTGAAG GCCATGAACCTG gacCAGGTCTCCAAGGACAAAGCCCTCCAGAGCATGGCATCCATGTCCTCTGCCCAGATTGTCTCCGCCAGTGTCCTACAGAACAAGTTCAACccaccctcccctctgccccaagCTGTCTTCTCCACTTCCTCACGG TTCTGGAGTAGCCCCCCTCTCCTGGGACAGCAGCCTGGACCCTCTCAGGA CATCAAGCCCTTTGCACAGCCAGCCTACCCCATCCAGCCACCCCTGCCGCCGACACTCAGCA GTTATGAGCCTCTGGCCCCACTTCCCCCAGCTGCTGCCTCTGTGCCTGTGTGGCAGGACCGCACCATCGCCTCCTCCCGGCTGCGGCTTCTTGAGTATTCTGCCTTCATGGAGGTGCAGCGAGACCCTGACACG TACAGCAAACACCTATTTGTGCACATCGGCCAGACAAACCCTGCCTTCTCGGACCCGCCCCTGGAGGCAGTCGATGTGCGTCAGATCTACGACAAGTTCCCTGAGAAAAAGGGCGGACTAAAAGAGCTCTATGAAAAGGGGCCCCCTAATGCTTTCTTCCTCGTCAAGTTCTGG GCCGATCTCAACAGCACCATCCAGGAGGGCCCGGGAGCTTTCTATGGGGTCAGCTCCCAGTACAGCTCAGCTGATAGCATGACCATCAGTGTCTCCACCAAGGTGTGCTCCTTTGGCAAGCAGGTGGTGGAGAAGGTGGAG ACTGAGTATGCCAGGCTTGAGAATGGGCGCTTCGTGTACCGCATCCACCGCTCACCCATGTGCGAGTACATGATCAACTTCATTCACAAGCTGAAACACCTGCCTGAGAAGTACATGATGAACAGTGTCCTGGAGAACTTCACCATCCTGCAG GTGGTCACCAGCCGGGACTCCCAGGAGACCCTGCTTGTCATTGCCTTCGTCTTCGAAGTCTCCACCAGCGAGCACGGGGCCCAGCACCATGTCTACAAGCTCGTCAAAGACTAg
- the TEAD3 gene encoding transcriptional enhancer factor TEF-5 isoform X3 has translation MYGRNELIARYIKLRTGKTRTRKQVSSHIQVLARKKVREYQVGIKSSSEPLLIHPPSPSQAMNLDQVSKDKALQSMASMSSAQIVSASVLQNKFNPPSPLPQAVFSTSSRFWSSPPLLGQQPGPSQDIKPFAQPAYPIQPPLPPTLSSYEPLAPLPPAAASVPVWQDRTIASSRLRLLEYSAFMEVQRDPDTYSKHLFVHIGQTNPAFSDPPLEAVDVRQIYDKFPEKKGGLKELYEKGPPNAFFLVKFWADLNSTIQEGPGAFYGVSSQYSSADSMTISVSTKVCSFGKQVVEKVETEYARLENGRFVYRIHRSPMCEYMINFIHKLKHLPEKYMMNSVLENFTILQVVTSRDSQETLLVIAFVFEVSTSEHGAQHHVYKLVKD, from the exons ATGTACG GTAGAAATGAGTTGATTGCGCGCTATATTAAACTAAGGACGGGGAAGACTCGGACGAGAAAACAG GTATCCAGCCACATACAGGTTCTAGCTCGGAAGAAGGTGCGGGAGTACCAGGTTGGCATCAAG TCCTCATCTGAGCCTCTTCTAATTCATCCTCCCTCTCCTTCACAGGCCATGAACCTG gacCAGGTCTCCAAGGACAAAGCCCTCCAGAGCATGGCATCCATGTCCTCTGCCCAGATTGTCTCCGCCAGTGTCCTACAGAACAAGTTCAACccaccctcccctctgccccaagCTGTCTTCTCCACTTCCTCACGG TTCTGGAGTAGCCCCCCTCTCCTGGGACAGCAGCCTGGACCCTCTCAGGA CATCAAGCCCTTTGCACAGCCAGCCTACCCCATCCAGCCACCCCTGCCGCCGACACTCAGCA GTTATGAGCCTCTGGCCCCACTTCCCCCAGCTGCTGCCTCTGTGCCTGTGTGGCAGGACCGCACCATCGCCTCCTCCCGGCTGCGGCTTCTTGAGTATTCTGCCTTCATGGAGGTGCAGCGAGACCCTGACACG TACAGCAAACACCTATTTGTGCACATCGGCCAGACAAACCCTGCCTTCTCGGACCCGCCCCTGGAGGCAGTCGATGTGCGTCAGATCTACGACAAGTTCCCTGAGAAAAAGGGCGGACTAAAAGAGCTCTATGAAAAGGGGCCCCCTAATGCTTTCTTCCTCGTCAAGTTCTGG GCCGATCTCAACAGCACCATCCAGGAGGGCCCGGGAGCTTTCTATGGGGTCAGCTCCCAGTACAGCTCAGCTGATAGCATGACCATCAGTGTCTCCACCAAGGTGTGCTCCTTTGGCAAGCAGGTGGTGGAGAAGGTGGAG ACTGAGTATGCCAGGCTTGAGAATGGGCGCTTCGTGTACCGCATCCACCGCTCACCCATGTGCGAGTACATGATCAACTTCATTCACAAGCTGAAACACCTGCCTGAGAAGTACATGATGAACAGTGTCCTGGAGAACTTCACCATCCTGCAG GTGGTCACCAGCCGGGACTCCCAGGAGACCCTGCTTGTCATTGCCTTCGTCTTCGAAGTCTCCACCAGCGAGCACGGGGCCCAGCACCATGTCTACAAGCTCGTCAAAGACTAg
- the TEAD3 gene encoding transcriptional enhancer factor TEF-5 isoform X5 — protein sequence MGPMRQALVLSLVWSRPHAPPLPRTRSPRTKPSRAWHPCPLPRLSPPVSYRTSSTHPPLCPKLSSPLPHGSGVAPLSWDSSLDPLRTSSPLHSQPTPSSHPCRRHSAVMSLWPHFPQLLPLCLCGRTAPSPPPGCGFLSILPSWRCSETLTRKHLFVHIGQTNPAFSDPPLEAVDVRQIYDKFPEKKGGLKELYEKGPPNAFFLVKFWADLNSTIQEGPGAFYGVSSQYSSADSMTISVSTKVCSFGKQVVEKVETEYARLENGRFVYRIHRSPMCEYMINFIHKLKHLPEKYMMNSVLENFTILQVVTSRDSQETLLVIAFVFEVSTSEHGAQHHVYKLVKD from the exons atggggcccaTGAGGCAAGCCCTTGTCCTTTCTTTGGTCTGGTCCAGGCCACatgctcctcccctccccaggacCAGGTCTCCAAGGACAAAGCCCTCCAGAGCATGGCATCCATGTCCTCTGCCCAGATTGTCTCCGCCAGTGTCCTACAGAACAAGTTCAACccaccctcccctctgccccaagCTGTCTTCTCCACTTCCTCACGG TTCTGGAGTAGCCCCCCTCTCCTGGGACAGCAGCCTGGACCCTCTCAGGA CATCAAGCCCTTTGCACAGCCAGCCTACCCCATCCAGCCACCCCTGCCGCCGACACTCAGCA GTTATGAGCCTCTGGCCCCACTTCCCCCAGCTGCTGCCTCTGTGCCTGTGTGGCAGGACCGCACCATCGCCTCCTCCCGGCTGCGGCTTCTTGAGTATTCTGCCTTCATGGAGGTGCAGCGAGACCCTGACACG CAAACACCTATTTGTGCACATCGGCCAGACAAACCCTGCCTTCTCGGACCCGCCCCTGGAGGCAGTCGATGTGCGTCAGATCTACGACAAGTTCCCTGAGAAAAAGGGCGGACTAAAAGAGCTCTATGAAAAGGGGCCCCCTAATGCTTTCTTCCTCGTCAAGTTCTGG GCCGATCTCAACAGCACCATCCAGGAGGGCCCGGGAGCTTTCTATGGGGTCAGCTCCCAGTACAGCTCAGCTGATAGCATGACCATCAGTGTCTCCACCAAGGTGTGCTCCTTTGGCAAGCAGGTGGTGGAGAAGGTGGAG ACTGAGTATGCCAGGCTTGAGAATGGGCGCTTCGTGTACCGCATCCACCGCTCACCCATGTGCGAGTACATGATCAACTTCATTCACAAGCTGAAACACCTGCCTGAGAAGTACATGATGAACAGTGTCCTGGAGAACTTCACCATCCTGCAG GTGGTCACCAGCCGGGACTCCCAGGAGACCCTGCTTGTCATTGCCTTCGTCTTCGAAGTCTCCACCAGCGAGCACGGGGCCCAGCACCATGTCTACAAGCTCGTCAAAGACTAg
- the TEAD3 gene encoding transcriptional enhancer factor TEF-5 isoform X6 encodes MGPMRQALVLSLVWSRPHAPPLPRTRSPRTKPSRAWHPCPLPRLSPPVSYRTSSTHPPLCPKLSSPLPHGSGVAPLSWDSSLDPLRTSSPLHSQPTPSSHPCRRHSALLPLCLCGRTAPSPPPGCGFLSILPSWRCSETLTRKHLFVHIGQTNPAFSDPPLEAVDVRQIYDKFPEKKGGLKELYEKGPPNAFFLVKFWADLNSTIQEGPGAFYGVSSQYSSADSMTISVSTKVCSFGKQVVEKVETEYARLENGRFVYRIHRSPMCEYMINFIHKLKHLPEKYMMNSVLENFTILQVVTSRDSQETLLVIAFVFEVSTSEHGAQHHVYKLVKD; translated from the exons atggggcccaTGAGGCAAGCCCTTGTCCTTTCTTTGGTCTGGTCCAGGCCACatgctcctcccctccccaggacCAGGTCTCCAAGGACAAAGCCCTCCAGAGCATGGCATCCATGTCCTCTGCCCAGATTGTCTCCGCCAGTGTCCTACAGAACAAGTTCAACccaccctcccctctgccccaagCTGTCTTCTCCACTTCCTCACGG TTCTGGAGTAGCCCCCCTCTCCTGGGACAGCAGCCTGGACCCTCTCAGGA CATCAAGCCCTTTGCACAGCCAGCCTACCCCATCCAGCCACCCCTGCCGCCGACACTCAGCA CTGCTGCCTCTGTGCCTGTGTGGCAGGACCGCACCATCGCCTCCTCCCGGCTGCGGCTTCTTGAGTATTCTGCCTTCATGGAGGTGCAGCGAGACCCTGACACG CAAACACCTATTTGTGCACATCGGCCAGACAAACCCTGCCTTCTCGGACCCGCCCCTGGAGGCAGTCGATGTGCGTCAGATCTACGACAAGTTCCCTGAGAAAAAGGGCGGACTAAAAGAGCTCTATGAAAAGGGGCCCCCTAATGCTTTCTTCCTCGTCAAGTTCTGG GCCGATCTCAACAGCACCATCCAGGAGGGCCCGGGAGCTTTCTATGGGGTCAGCTCCCAGTACAGCTCAGCTGATAGCATGACCATCAGTGTCTCCACCAAGGTGTGCTCCTTTGGCAAGCAGGTGGTGGAGAAGGTGGAG ACTGAGTATGCCAGGCTTGAGAATGGGCGCTTCGTGTACCGCATCCACCGCTCACCCATGTGCGAGTACATGATCAACTTCATTCACAAGCTGAAACACCTGCCTGAGAAGTACATGATGAACAGTGTCCTGGAGAACTTCACCATCCTGCAG GTGGTCACCAGCCGGGACTCCCAGGAGACCCTGCTTGTCATTGCCTTCGTCTTCGAAGTCTCCACCAGCGAGCACGGGGCCCAGCACCATGTCTACAAGCTCGTCAAAGACTAg